The sequence tataaactaaattaagtgataactgcttctaaaaaccaattgctaagttatggagaaaaataactaatttttttttaaaaaaataacaaaaattcgcctcccctcccctcactcagctgtcatgaacagtgagttcacggcagcttggaggggggaggggttggggtatttataggcgtggcttaaaggcaccggttggtgctcaacaaccggtgccaaacaataggcataggcaccggttgaagttaccaaccggtgcTTTTGTTGTGGGCACAtggcggcaccgggtcatggcaaaacccggtgccattgtccgccctttaggcaccggttggtggcaccaaccggtgtttatactggggttttggtaccgggtaataCTTTAACCCGATACCAAACCCCTTACCTTTGAacgccgctggccaaaggtaccagctgcttttgcaaccggtactcagtaccggttgcaaaagcagctggtacctttggccagaatctttggcccgttttctagtagtgttctTACGTAGGTGTAGTTCATTCAATGTGTGGAGTGGGCGTTCGCTGGGCCTGGTGTGCACGCTCAATCATTGTAATTTGTTTGAAAAGTTAGCCGTTTGCAATGTACTAAGCGGCTTCCTACTTTTTCTTGTACAGTGTCAACTAAggtacaaagaaaagaaaaattgtagaaataaGACATACAGATGGATGAAGTACTTGCTCGTTTCTTATTACTATGCTTGCACATACGTGTATTCTCTGCATATGGTTTGTCCACCTCATCGTAATTATCCATTTAATCTCAAACATTAGAAGGCGTAtaagttaaaaaaaatcttgcgAAATGTTATATAAAAACACGGCATGCACTAAGCCTTGGCGACGCATCTCGGCAGGACTCTGTACCTTGTCGACAAAGCATAGAAAACGCCGCCTCAACAGCTCAAGGCGGCAGCTGCCGGCGACGTGGCCTCGACCGCTCCGCGCGCTGGGCCTCCATGTATCTGCTGAGACCTTTCCAGGCAATCCATCACGCGAAGAAGCGCATCAGAAATCCCTTGACATATATAGCTGGAACGCCAGTCGAAGCAAATCCGGCACAAACTCGCCTTATGTTTCAAATGGCATCGACGCGCAGGTTCCTGGTGGCACTCTTTGTAACTGTCGCGTTTGTTTCCCTAGAGGGTGCTCCAGCATTGTCGGCGGCGGGGACAGCCGGAAGGTCGTCGCCGGTtcgtctgcggcggcggcaggtgcaAAGCCTCCTCAGGCAGCTCAATAAGGCTCCTCTCACAACCATAGAGGTACTCCTGGCCCTGCTCTCAGTCTTAGTGAATTATCTTTAGCCTtagtttttacatttttactcTCCTGTTGGTTGTACGATGCCGGCCGTGTGCTTCTCTGAATCTCTGGTGTCGTAGTTCAGCGCTGCTTCAAGATTTGCAGCACACGTGGCTGCCAAAAACTTGGGTCACGACGTGCTCTTGTTCGTCGTGGTCTTTCACAAGAGCTCTTTTACGTTGCCTTATACTAGGGTAAAAAAGGACTAGTATGAAAGGATCGATGGTTCAGATTAATTGTATACCAGTGAAAACTTGACTTATGATATATGTGGTATAGGTAGATAGTATAGCCTAATATAGGGTATCATTGGAAAAAAAAACCATAATGGCACACCTGTAAATATATCTACTACCAATATGTTAGCTTTCAAGAAGTAATTAAAGTCGAAAGAATAGCCCTTATGTTAGTTTTTGCTTTGTAGGTTAATGGTAAGAAACCTACACATGAAATATATTTCTTTGGGTTTCTAGGCAattaaaatttttagacaggttTGTCTTTTAGGGCAACGGTGACAATTGATTTGTGCTGGTGGTAAGGCACCGCCAGCAAAAATAGTGCTTGCTCAAAAGGGTGTTGTCTCATGGCCCCTTACATGACATCATTGCTTATATTAATGAAGAGTTTTATTCCTTCATAACTAGTATCTTCATGaagtattttttttgtgaattttgAACATATCAGTACAAAGTCACACTTCTACACATGAATTTTTTGGTTTCATCATATACCAACTTAATTGTTTTGTATATTAAATTTGCATCACATAATACTACAATTAGAAGAGATACTTTTATCTCACCTATAAATTAAACCATCATCTCACTATGTTCTTACTATCATTAAAGTTGATACTACTTAATAACCAGCTCATATAGCATCATATTAATTTTAAAGTAAAAGTTACGTAACTTATTCATATGGTATCATTTCATAATGTTCTTACTATAGTAAGTGTTACACTAAACTTAATGACGTCATATATCATCATTTTGTTACATCCTTAGTCCTATTGGAGTTAGATCCTACTTTGCATGCTTTAAATGTTTATATTTCATCTTCTTCAATGTAGGATCTCATTAGTGATAGACTTCAATGACCGGGGGTTACGTGCTCCTAGCAATTAACACCATCTTCACATCATCTTGTGCTTCTCTTCTGAACAGCGGTTAGCAAggatgagtacacttatggttggtacttaGCAAGGCCACAACAAATAACCAGAGAGCGATTTAATATCAACTTCAAgtaaattaatcatgtgagggtccaggccgctcatgaccacgagcacggctattgcaatagattttaACTTTGCAGATGTTGTACAGCTTTACCCACAATTCGTGTTTCTCATGTCGTCCGGGTTAATTACTCCCTTCAACACTTCCAAGGTGTGGGACTAGAGAAAACACTACGAAGTCTTTCCAAATAATCCCTCTatatatgtgttggtccctaCCATGCAGGTCCTCTGAAGGCAGACCTTCTTTCCCCATGTCTCATCACAAACCAACATCCGCCCAACAAACGACCCAAACACAACATAGAGCTCATCTAATTACTTAACTAAGACCACAACCACATAGTATTGCGGTATGGGAAATCCTAGGTGGTCGCTCCATGTTCAAATTAAAATCGTCATAATATTACTAACAAGCATAGGTTGGAGGATGGTTAGGGACACATGCCTTTCCGCAATAGGAATACCACTGCTTAGAGTTCGACTCTTGTTCTTGATATCACTTGATCTTCAAAGCACTGGAACAATGTTCCTTCTACTCATAGCAATCATCAAGCACAAGCATGCACAAACAAGCAAACAAACAAATACAACTACGAACAATAAATCAAACCAAAGAAAGACTAGAAAAGAGCACACTAAAGAACAGGGCTCCAAGAACAACTAGAATCTATGGTTATGTGGCTCAAGAAATGCTCATAAACGAAGCTACGGTTGGAAATATACAACTATCGTAACATTTTCATATATGTGAGCACAAAAGACTATATGCTTGGTTCGTTTTATTTCAATAAAACAATATAAAGGATATTCAATAAAAATACACTTACGTAGGATTAATACAAATTCGATTTTATTTTACAGAGCCGAGGTAAAGCTTAGTCAAGTTTTATTCATAATTGTTTATGTATGAATTACACCAATTAAACATTTAATAGAAATAAAGTATATGAGGGCATCTAATCAAACAATTGTATGGTTCAAACTCAACTATTCATATTATTATTGAAAAGGCATTAACTTTCGGCATTAGTCATATTAACCAGTGATTATGAAAACCAATGGTTAGCTCTAAACAGATTTTAATTAGAAAAGCTACTTTAATAAtcaatttaatatttttaattataaAGAACGAGGTTTAAACCTAAATATATTTCTTTCAAGAAAACTAGTTTAGATAAGtattaatcaaattaacatTAATTATGATAAACTGATGTATAAGTCTAATTAACTTTTACTTAAAAATGATGGTTCAAATAGGCATTAATCAAATTAGTATAATATTTAATTACGAAGACATGGCATGAAGTACACAGCAATATTAacacatagtttaatttgatATGAATCTAGCACAATTTGAACGGATTAAGTCGGAGCTAGAATGAATAAATGCCTGAGGTTTAAAGGACATAGGGACCTATTTCAAATTAATCGTAGACTCTAGGGTTTGGCTTGAAAGAAACACAAGATACTATAAATAGTCTTGCAAAAAGGTCGAAGGACAGGGTTAGGTGTACAAAAAGGGCTCGGCTAGGACTAGGTTGCAGACATCTAAAGTTTCTTGGGGTTATTCGTAAATTAAAAGAATCAAGACATAGGGAAACTATTAAACAAAATACATGGTTCCTTAAGCGCCGAATTGAAAAAAGCTCAAGAGGCACTCACCAACAGCGAATGGCGTCGGTAGGACACTGATGGTGGAGACGGTGGTCAGCTTTAGCTCTTCATGGTGCCGGCGCTCCAGGGGTAGGACGATGCCCGGCGCTAGGTGAAATGGATGCACTCAGGGATTCCCAAACTTTAGGCCTCCTTGTAAACGAGTCTATTGTGCATCTTTTCCAGGAGGGAGGTGCTTCACATATATGGGGAGAAGAACCCAAATCTCTCCATCCATTAGCAATACGGGACTAATAGATGGTTTTGCCCCTTCAAATGCTTGGGCATTTCAGATATCTTCACTACCACTAATGGGCTTGTGAAACATTGGCATAATTTAGGAGGTGAGATTGATTTGAGATAAGATGTGGGTTGAACATGGGTCAAGGCTAGCCCAAAAGGTTCTAGGCTTTTTATTCGGAATAATTAATTTCCTAGTAAATAAATAATTCTAGAAAAGTCTATAATTTATATTTAAACCATGAAAAATATcccaaaaattctaaaaaaacatgAGAAAAAATCTCAGAAATAGAGTTGGGCACGAGGAATCCAAATACAATATTTGGAGCTCGTGGAAAGATTTTTTGAAGCTTCCAAAAATTGGATTTAACTCTAGGTAAATAGgaataaaattccaaaaaactATGGAAAATTCCCAAAAGAACCTAAGCGACATCTAAGTGCACTTGGAACACTAAACACTCAAAACACGCCACAACAAGAACACAACCAACGCGCTTTAAGCCTATGTTGCTTTATTTAACTtagaaaaataaattttcctATACTAAATTCCCTcatatataaaataaattataaatcttGGAAATTTTTAAGAATTCAAAAAATCATTTGATTATTTAGTATAATCTATTCACatctcaaaatttgaaattttggggTGTGATAGCCATAAACCCGCAATGgaccgtggccctttatatttaaaGGGTAGGGGGTCTTGCCTGCAAGGAAGTCTCTTTACAAGTCGTAACCAACAAAAAAACTCCATGATCCTAGATGGATTTGATTTAAACTAGTCAGATCGCTTTGgtaaactggtctgaccggttcgcgTTACCAAATTGGCTATAGAACCCAAAACCAGTACTACCGCTTACGGCAATCGGTCAGACCAGTTTGCCTAGCCAGAACAGCGTCATGCCAATTTTGACGGTCAATAACAAGGAGAACAAATAAGCAAGTTCTTTTGtttggtgaaatttttaggtCCCCAAATCCTTGGGTTGCTTTCTTTCTCTGGTGGCAAACTGGAATCTTTGTCAACCATTATATTTTTTGCTTCAACTGTTCAAAGTACTAACTATTGTTTCTTTTAGTCCCACTTCTTGTCATATTAACATTATGCATGTATGTTGTTTCATGCATGAATATGTTTGGATAGTGTCAATACTGCATCTAGTGGACCTGGGATATGCACACTTATCCATTTTTTTCCTATCGTCCAAGCTTAACTCCGAAACCAAAATGTTTTATATGTAatgaatttaatttaattttttgcTACTGAATATTTTGGCATGCATGACCCCGTGATTCATTCTTGTCCTAATTTATGCATCGTATTATTGTCTAgtcttctctttctctatctTCTTGCAACACTGAATTTGAGAAAATTAAAAGAGCCCAGATGGAGATATTATCGACTGTGTGCACGTCTCCAAACAGCCTGCATTTGATCATCCTTTGCTCAAGAACCATACAATCCAGGTTCCTCTCTCTTCGCAACCATTGCTCTATTCATTTTACTGCTGGGTGCAGACTAGCTTTAGTGCCACCCATGACCAGacaagtactccctccattccaaattataggtcgttttggcttttctaggtgTGCATACAAACATCTATGcacctagaaaagccaaaacgacttataatttgaaatggagggagtacatgtaTCATGATCTCAACACTCAAAAGGTGCTCCATCGTCGCCTTTCAGATGCGGCCTTCTTACCACCCAGGAGATCTGTATGACAGCTCCAGCATTACACCACATCCAATCACCCAAACATGGCAACAGAGTGGCAAGTGTCCTGACAACACCATACCAATCCGAAGGACAAAGGAGGGGGATTTCATGAGCGCCAGTTCCATCAGGAGGCACGGCAAGAAGAGGCCACTGAGTATCCCAAGCCTCAATTCTCTCAATGACCCTGGAACTCCTAATGTATTGAGAGGCCACCAGGTTTAAAACGCCATTAAAGAATCACCTTCATATTAATGAGCAATCTACCTCTATGATTGTTACAACTATTTCTATTGCTcatttagttttgtttgctccTGTGGACCAGCATGCTGTAGCATCAACCACCACGGAAGATAAGTACTATGGAACCAGTGCCACCATTAATCTGTGGCAACCAAGGATTGAGGGGGTCAATGACTTCAGCCTGTCCCAGCTCTGGATAATTGCGGGATCCTATAAGAGCAATGATCTCAATACCGTTGAAGCTGGATGGCAGGTCAGACCTCAAAGGGAAAACTTGCACTATATGTCTCCTTGCAGCTTCCATGATATGTGCTGAAAGAGTAAAAGCATGAGTAGAAGCTAGATGAAGATTTAGATGCTACTTTAGACTATTCTTAGTAATGGCAGGTAGCtaatttatatttaaaattTAGCGGCTTATTTTATATTGCTCCCATAATGGCACTGATTGGTAATCAAAATGAATGTGTAGAGAAAATTTAGAAGCAAATTAGTTAGATTGTCTACTGCTGCAAACAACAATCAGTCTACAAaatgtttttcttcttcttaaaattCAAATGATTGTCTTTAGTTTATTACTTTTCACCCCGTACTTGCTTCTTTTTGTTGAACATGAAGCTCTCAACTGTCCACCTTTGCTTCGCATTCCACTTTTAATCATGGCGGATTTTGTGAAATGCGCATAGCCATGAAGAATGTAATTTGACTTATTATCGTGAGGATTAATATGCAGGCTCCAAAAGCAATATTTAATTACTGGTTATGCATTGTAAGATTCTAAAATGTTGTTGTTCAGGAAGGTCAAAGCTCCGGGCTCTGAGTAAGCTAGTTAGACTGCACTTCTTGTGGGTACAAAAGCAAGGGTAGTGAGCACATCAAGGGCCTCAACTGTACAAGCAAGCCATGTACACAGTTCCTTGAGATGTCAGGACTCAGTTGTAATAAGAAGTAGACGATGAGAGGACAAAATCACTACGCTGGGCAAAGGATGGAGAAGAGAGATTCCCTGTTTATTATTTCAAATATTGGTGCATTTGCCGGCAAGGGCATCATACTTGCTCTAGAGAATCTAAATGGGAAAAAGGCATAAACAAGCTATCTACAAGATATAGATTGTCCTGCCTGTTGCTGTTGCTTCTCCAAAGAACCACCACAAAATCTCTCATATCCTATCCCTTCCAATAGTTATTAAAAAATACTAGGAGGTCGAGATTATAGAGATCTAGCATCACACTATTTTACGTGCCTTAAGTGTTGTAATGTTGCAGATAAGTTGCGCAATGCCTTTTCCTTGTGGCTAATGGTTTTGAGCTCCCTATAAAATTGCAGGTTTCCCAGGAGATTTATGGGGATACCAATACTAGATTCTTCATCTACTGGACAGTAAGATGAACATCACATTCCTTTTCAGCTTGATTATATTAAGTTGGGGCGGCATAAAAGTACTAATTTTCTGTCGGCATGGAATATTGTAGCGTGATGCGTATGAAACAACAGGATGTTATAACCTATTGTGCTCAGGATTCATCCAGATAAATAATCAGATCACTATTGGTGGTAGCATCTCTCCTGTCTCCATCTATGGTGGCTCCCAGTATGACATCAAGATTTTTGTTTGGAAGGTAAAACACAAAATGCTTTCACACGCTGAGCATACAAAATCTAATTCAGGAATGGGCACAGAGAATATGTGCCATCTACTTCTTTTTCTACCGTCTCAAGGTGCCTTCGGACCTAAGTCGAGGCTATAACTATTCACTACTACATATGGTTTTTTCCAGCGCCCCTATCACTGCCGGTTTAGTCCGAACCGGCGCTGAAAAGTTTTCACTGCAGGTTCCAGAGCTGGCAGGCACTGTCGCCCACCATGGCCATTGGAATTGGTGGTGAAAACCCTTATTACTGCCGGTTTGTAACATGAACCGCTGGTGAAAGTCACCACTTTCACTGCCGGTTTATTTGTAACACAAACCGCTGGTGAAAATGATTTTCACCACCAGTTTGTAACACGAACTGCTGGTGAAAGTTGAGACCACTTTTTTAGGTAACACGAACCACATAATGCATCcgaaaattataaaaattggCATGGAGTCCCTTTTATAGGTGTGTAACCTTCTCATAAAAAATTCAACACCTTTTAAGAATATTAGACTATACATTGTTCATAAACACATACATCTCTCAATCTTCCATACATTTCATGGCAAACTTTCAAGTTtacacacaccaaaacattattttTACTTATATTATatgcaaatattttttacatGTGTTATACTGCATATAATTTACAATGGAGGAGTTTcaacttttttttcaaaatgatCGACTATTTATTATGgattaaatgaatttttagTGCTTATAAATTAATTTCCCATACACCCattttttgttttcatattatttttctgattttttcttTGATCTGGGCGCATGTAAGGGACAACCACAAAAAAATTTATCCTAATTGGACTTTAGGTGTGGCTATAGAATTTTATAAAGATTCGGAGAGGTTAATACAACAGGATAGCATCCCTTACACAATCGCAAGTGATGctgtggtgcagtggttagGGTTGGCTCGCACCAACCAAGAGGTCACAGGTTCGAATCTCAGACCTTTGCAACCAGTGCAAAAAAATTGTCCCTTTGGAGATTGGAGAAGGGGTTGGGCTGGTCTTTGGGGTGTTCATCCCAtttaatatataattttttttcttgtcggCCTCATTGCCGCTGCTATTTCACCGGCGCCCCCAAAACTGACGGTGATGGGGccttacgaaccggcggtgatgaggattctgtagtagtgattgcTTTGGCATGTTTTGGACCCATTCATGGAGTCACGTCTGAAGCCATGCACTTACAAGATTGATCTGCAAATCAACGCTGTCATATTAGACTTTTGAACAAAGCCTCAAAAGAATCTTGTGCTTTTGCTACGAAATAATGCAAATCTGGCTCAGTTGCTAGGCAATATCTTGCATTCATATGGTAGCATTGCCATGTGCAGTTATCTACTTATGCCCCTTGATGTCCCCTATATACTTCAGAACCTTGCCCAAAAAACAAGTTTTCGTTTCCATTTCCGTGAAAGGGAAGTTCCTTCCCATACTGCAGTACAGATAAGTAATAAAACAAACTCACTTCTGCCTATGAATGATTTAAGCACTAAAGGGATCTACAGTTATATTGCCTGatcatatactccctccgttccaaaatataagTCAATCCAAGactcttggagagtcaaaccattttAAGTTTAACCAAAATTATAGACATGATTACAAAGATTCATGGCACCGAATAGAtttactatgaaaatatatataatatagaatctaatggtacttatttggtatcataaatgttggtactttattgtataaagttggtcaaacttgagatgTCTTGACTTTCGAAGAgtcttgaaatgacttatattttgaaacggagggagtaatttcCAGTTCGCTGAGAATTCTCTTGTAAACTTCATCTCGCAGGATCAAAAGGATGGCAATTGGTGGTTGCAAGTTGGAAGCTATGTTTTAGGCTACTGGCCATCATCCCTCTTCTCCTACCTGGCAGATAGTGCCTCCTCTATCATGTGGGGTGGCGAGGTGTACACGCCTGGCTCTAACCAAACTTACACACAGATGGGCAGTGGACACTTCCCTGAAGAAGGGTTTCGCAAGGCCAGCTACATCAAGAACCTGCAAGTGATAGATTCGTCCAACAATATCAAGTCGCCAAATGTTGTGGACTTCACACCTGAGCGTCCCAACTGCTATAATTTGACGATCGGTAACAATAGcgactggggtacttacatctATTACGGGGGTGCGTGTGAGAGTGTTCCGGCAGCAGGAGGTGAGCTGCTGCTCCCTGCAGCATACTGGTTTTGGGCTACGGCCTTAGTCTGCTGCATCTTGCAATACCACACTTGAGAGCAGTAAGTGAAGCCGGCAAGGGCAATGTGCGCCATCATGCGAAGGGACGACTTTGTGGGTAATTCACTACTGGAAAACGTGCGTTTGCTGTGCACATTGTTTATCGTGAGTCTAccaaaaagcacacggcaaaaacacggcacacggcaaacacaacATTTGCTGTGTGCCAAAGTAAAAAAACACATGGCAAAAAAGAAGACACATGGCAAATACAcccagtttgccgtgtgccaaggtaaacacacggcaaacatccaAGTTTGCTGTGTGCCTAAcacctggcacacggcaaaatttttcaaaaaatttgattCAGTCCTCCTAACTTTTTCTACTATCTACATACTATATGTGGTATTATATGTTAAGTTTTGGCATTTTTCTTGGTCTTTCTGctatatttaatcattttatttCGGTAAACAGAATTCTTGCggataaatcaaatttgaattgcaAGTGTGTTGAATAATTGAATATAATGAGTCCAAAATTGATATTTACGTTATTGAGTTCAATGTTAGGCCATATCCATGAAATGGAATGAAATTTCGAACATCTTGCTCACGAACATTGACCACAAACGTTTGGCCGGATCGttttaaaattctataaaaagtAAACGGAGTCTGAAAATTATAAGATTTGTCGTGGTACCATGATTTCATACACGGAGGCTAaggaaaaaaattgagaaggttTCGGATAAGTTATCACGTACGCTCCTCAGAAATCAAAGAAACTCCGTAAAAGATTCAAGGAGTTGAGAAGTAGTCGTTTAGATAAATTAAAGTGACAGTCGAATTGGCATATGACTTCAAAATATTTTGTACATGCAAAGCACAACTTAGATTATTTCTTAGAAAAATTTGATTATTTTCTAATACTTTTttaaattcatatttttttgcTATTAAACAATATCATATTATTTTGCTATTAAATTCATATCTCGTGTGAATTTTGAAAGGTATTTAAAGCACATTATTCAATCAAAATTAGTTGAACATGGTACGGAAATGATTTGGTTGATATAAATTGAATTTAAGTTTAAaacgcatgaaataatagaTTTTTTCACATTAAATTGAAATCGAGTTTGAAACGCATGAAATAATAGTTTTTTCGTTTAGAATcatgaaatatgaattttttagtGTCTTGTGCAAGGTATTTTTCAATGTCCATTACTTGatgtaaaacaaataaaagtgagatttaaattgaaaaaaaatatttgccgtgtgccaggacgggacacacggcaaagggggGTTTACCGTGTGCCCCGTATCAGAGCACATGGCGAACCGTTGCTGTGTGCCCTGAtctggggcacacggcaaacccagTTTCCATAAagtctccctcctcctctctcccgatGCCGCCCCCATCCCCTCCCTCCCACGCCTGGCGCCCCGCCTCCCCACCCTCTCCCGtcgccgcccccctcccctccctctcccgccgccccctcccctccctctcccgccgccgccgccggcccccgtgCGCGGTCCTCTCTCCCTGGCAGCCGgcgccctctcctctccctccacctccctctcgtggctcctctcctccctcctccgctcgCCTCTCACCGGAATAGATCAACCGGTGAGGAGgggggcgaggagcggcggccgcggccagcaGTAGCTCCAGCACAGCTAGTGGCGGCTCCAACTTAGATCCAGCATAGatccggcggtggaggcggggctCCAGCTCAGCTCCGCCTCGGTGTCGTGGTCAGCCGCGGGTAGCAGGAGCTCCAGTCGCGCCGCCGCATCAGTGCCGTGTCCACGGTACCGCCgcaccggaccgccgccgccgccgcctccaccttgcCTCCGCGCGGCCTCCACTCCGCCATCGTCCCCGTCGCGTAGGGCCTCGACGCCTATGCCTATGCTCGCCACCAAAGTCCGCCATGGCTGCCGCGTGCGCTCTCCACCTCCACGCACCACCCCaccacccctcgccgccgccgccgtgccccggcACCACCACATCTCCACGACCATCCATGCTGCGTGCGCGTGCCGTGGCCACCGCCTGAGCTAGCTGGCGCCACACCGGCCGCCTGCGCCACGTCCATGCCGCCGCGGAAGACGGCCGCCTGGAGGAGCTCCTCCTGCACACTGCGAAGGTGGTGACGGCGCGGGCGGATCCTGCCCCGGCAAGGGCGGATCCgtccccggcgggcggcggcgcgggcggatccAGCCCCGGCGAGGGCGGATCCGTCCCCAGCGagtggatccggcggcggcctccacccctccctccatggacacggcgagcggcggatcccggcggcgccggcggatctAGCGGCGGTGtcctcccctccctccatgGCCACGGCAAGCGGCGGATCCCGGCGGAGCGGGCGGCACTGCCTCTCCCTGagagcagcggcgacggcgcggctctGGCCTTCCCTCGACGGCCCGCGGGTGGCATAGCAGGGGTGCGGCCGGGGCTgctgcagggcggcggcggtgcggtggcggcggcggcggacgtggtggctttttttatttatt comes from Panicum virgatum strain AP13 chromosome 4K, P.virgatum_v5, whole genome shotgun sequence and encodes:
- the LOC120701962 gene encoding uncharacterized protein LOC120701962; translation: MGGAARRGAVEEARGRRRRSGVAGVLRDEGAARWRRRVSVRRRGGPATAIEDGLTTGEVEEVDDDEEVGVWSSPESTSTTTRFLVALFVTVAFVSLEGAPALSAAGTAGRSSPVRLRRRQVQSLLRQLNKAPLTTIESPDGDIIDCVHVSKQPAFDHPLLKNHTIQMRPSYHPGDLYDSSSITPHPITQTWQQSGKCPDNTIPIRRTKEGDFMSASSIRRHGKKRPLSIPSLNSLNDPGTPNVLRGHQHAVASTTTEDKYYGTSATINLWQPRIEGVNDFSLSQLWIIAGSYKSNDLNTVEAGWQVSQEIYGDTNTRFFIYWTRDAYETTGCYNLLCSGFIQINNQITIGGSISPVSIYGGSQYDIKIFVWKDQKDGNWWLQVGSYVLGYWPSSLFSYLADSASSIMWGGEVYTPGSNQTYTQMGSGHFPEEGFRKASYIKNLQVIDSSNNIKSPNVVDFTPERPNCYNLTIGNNSDWGTYIYYGGACESVPAAGGELLLPAAYWFWATALVCCILQYHT